One segment of Manihot esculenta cultivar AM560-2 chromosome 4, M.esculenta_v8, whole genome shotgun sequence DNA contains the following:
- the LOC110613948 gene encoding protein FAR1-RELATED SEQUENCE 6, which yields MAEAPRGIEQVPDNELIEHQKVKDGEISELHGENGMPEERKEFVPPAVGMEFESYDDAYNYYNCYAKEVGFRVRVKNSWFKRNSREKYGAVLCCSSQGFKRIKDVNRLRKETRTGCPAMIRMRLVDSKRWRVLEVTLEHNHLLGAKIYKSIKKMGTGNKRKSQPSSDAEVRTIKLYRALVIDAGGTGNSSPNAREIRNELPNQLNLKKGDAQAIYNYLCRMQLTNPNFFYLMDLNDEGHLRNVFWIDARSRAACGYFNDVIYFDNTYLSSKYEIPLVAFVGINHHGHSVLLGCGLLAGETTESYIWLFKTWLTCLSGCAPQTIITDRCKVLQGAIAEAFPRSHHCFGLSHIMRRVPEKLGGLLNYDAIRKALIKAVYETLKVIEFEAAWGFMVQRFGVVDHEWLRSLYEDRVRWAPVYLKDTFFAGMSAALPGEALNPFFDRYVHKQTPLKEFLDKYELALQKKHKEETNADIESRSSGPMLKTRCSFELQLSKLYTREIFKKFQFEVEEMYSCFSTTQIHVDGPIIIFLVKERVMCEGNRREIRDYEVLYNRSAGEVRCICSCFNFYGYLCRHALCVLNFNGVEEIPSKYILSRWKKDYKRLYIPDHGSNRVDATDRVQWFNQLHKSALQVVEEGVISLDHYGVALQAFEESLNRVHEVEEKQN from the coding sequence ATGGCAGAAGCCCCCCGTGGCATTGAACAGGTACCTGATAATGAGTTGATTGAGCATCAGAAAGTAAAGGATGGTGAGATATCTGAGTTGCATGGTGAAAATGGCATGCCTGAAGAAAGGAAAGAATTTGTTCCGCCTGCCGTTGGAATGGAGTTTGAGTCTTATGATGAtgcttataattattataattgctATGCTAAGGAGGTGGGTTTTCGTGTTAGAGTTAAGAATTCTTGGTTCAAGCGGAACAGTAGAGAGAAGTATGGTGCAGTGCTTTGCTGCAGTAGCCAGGGTTTCAAAAGAATTAAAGATGTAAATCGTTTAAGAAAGGAAACACGAACTGGTTGTCCTGCAATGATAAGGATGAGGTTGGTGGACTCCAAAAGGTGGAGAGTGCTGGAGGTTACACTTGAACACAACCACCTTTTAGGTGCTAAGATATACAAATCAATTAAAAAGATGGGAACTGGAAACAAAAGGAAGTCACAGCCAAGTTCAGATGCAGAAGTGCGAACCATTAAGTTGTACCGAGCACTTGTAATAGATGCAGGGGGTACTGGGAACTCAAGCCCAAATGCAAGAGAAATCAGGAATGAACTTCCGAATCAACTGAATCTTAAGAAGGGTGATGCACAGGCTATTTATAACTACCTTTGTCGTATGCAGTTGACTAATCCAAACTTCTTTTATTTGATGGATCTTAATGATGAAGGGCATTTGAGAAATGTGTTCTGGATTGATGCTAGGTCAAGGGCTGCATGTGGCTACTTCAATGATGTCATTTACTTTGACAACACATATTTGTCCAGCAAATATGAGATACCACTTGTGGCATTTGTTGGAATAAATCACCACGGTCATTCTGTTTTACTGGGATGTGGCTTACTTGCAGGTGAGACAACAGAGTCTTACATTTGGTTGTTCAAAACATGGCTTACATGTCTATCAGGGTGTGCTCCTCAAACAATTATTACGGACAGGTGTAAGGTTTTGCAGGGTGCAATTGCAGAAGCATTTCCAAGATCTCATCATTGTTTTGGTTTGTCACACATCATGAGAAGAGTTCCAGAAAAATTGGGAGGATTGCTCAACTATGACGCAATCAGAAAAGCCTTGATTAAAGCAGTTTATGAGACTTTGAAAGTGATTGAATTTGAAGCAGCTTGGGGATTTATGGTCCAGCGATTTGGAGTTGTTGATCATGAATGGCTTCGATCACTGTATGAAGATCGAGTTCGATGGGCTCCTGTTTATTTAAAAGACACATTCTTTGCTGGAATGTCTGCTGCCCTCCCAGGTGAGGCATTGAACCCATTTTTTGATAGATACGTGCACAAACAAACTCCTTTGAAGGAATTTCTTGACAAGTATGAACTAGCCTTACAAAAAAAGCATAAAGAAGAAACTAATGCAGATATTGAGTCTAGAAGCTCTGGCCCCATGTTAAAGACCAGATGTTCTTTTGAGTTGCAGCTATCAAAACTGTACACTAGGGAGATATTTAAGAAGTTTCAATTTGAGGTAGAAGAAATGTATTCTTGTTTTAGCACAACACAGATACATGTTGATGGaccaataataatatttttggtTAAGGAGCGTGTTATGTGTGAAGGAAATAGGAGGGAAATTAGAGATTATGAAGTCCTGTATAATAGAAGTGCTGGAGAGGTTCGATGCATTTGCAGCTGCTTCAACTTCTACGGTTATTTATGCCGCCATGCCTTGTGTGTGCTCAACTTCAATGGAGTAGAGGAGATACCTTCCAAGTATATACTGTCGCGGTGGAAGAAAGATTACAAGCGCTTATATATTCCAGATCATGGGTCTAATAGAGTTGATGCTACTGATAGAGTTCAGTGGTTTAATCAGTTGCATAAAAGTGCTCTGCAAGTTGTGGAGGAGGGGGTGATTTCTCTTGACCATTATGGTGTTGCACTGCAAGCATTTGAAGAATCACTGAACAGAGTTCACGAGGTAGAAGAAAAGCAAAATTAG
- the LOC110613788 gene encoding protein FAR1-RELATED SEQUENCE 6 yields the protein MDEVSLNTEPIGDDDADEFEIEGDCGIAEYVGQTGAIQGENPIPPAVGMEFESYEDVYYFYNCFAKEQGFGVRVSNTWYRKSKERYRGKLSCSSAGFKKKSEANRPRPETRTGCPAMIKFRLMENRRWRIIEVELEHNHLISPASGKFYKSHKLIGAGTKRTLQLDSPDEVQKIKMYRTVIIDSEGNGVVDDEGGFRNFVHSNQLKLREGDARGVQDLFCRLQLMDPNFFYVVDLNEKGCMRNLFWADARSRATYGYFGDVVAIDTTCLRDKFEVPLVSFIGVNHHGHSTLLGCGLLAGETSESYIWLLRAWITCMLGRPPQAVITDQCRNLQTAVADVFPRASHCLHLACIMQKFPENLGGLLEYEAIKEALTRIVYYFLRPEEFEAAWEEKVQHHGIRDHKWIQALYEDRKRWVPAYVKETFLAGLLPFQQNEMVPSIFEGYLDKHTPLKDFLAKYDQALQMNLQLEALADMDSRNSSLVLKSRCYFELQLSKLYTNETLKRFGKEVEGMYACFSTRQVTIDGPLITYIVKEQVEVDGNRQETRDFEVMYNASEMDVLCVCGLFNFKGYLCRHALSVLNQNGLEEIPPQYILTRWRKDVKRSYAVDHSSGGIDTNNPVHRYDHLYKCIVRVVEEGRKSQDRYKVTLQGLGEILNRLHLVED from the coding sequence ATGGATGAAGTGTCTCTCAACACTGAGCCCATAGGTGATGATGATGCTGATGAGTTTGAGATTGAAGGAGATTGTGGAATTGCGGAATATGTTGGTCAAACAGGTGCAATCCAGGGAGAAAATCCTATCCCTCCTGCTGTTGGAATGGAATTTGAGTCCTATGAGGATGTGTATTACTTTTATAATTGTTTTGCCAAAGAACAGGGATTTGGGGTTAGAGTAAGTAATACGTGGtatagaaagagtaaagagagatACAGAGGAAAGCTTAGCTGCAGTAGTGCAGGTTTCAAGAAGAAAAGTGAAGCAAATCGGCCAAGACCTGAAACAAGAACTGGTTGTCCAGCAATGATAAAATTCAGGTTGATGGAAAACAGAAGGTGGAGAATTATTGAAGTTGAGCTTGAGCACAATCACTTAATTAGCCCAGCAAGTGGAAAATTCTACAAATCACATAAACTCATAGGTGCTGGAACAAAAAGAACGTTGCAATTGGATAGTCCTGATGAAGTGCAGAAAATTAAGATGTATCGCACTGTGATAATAGATTCTGAGGGAAATGGAGTAGTAGATGATGAAGGTGGATTTAGAAACTTTGTCCATTCCAATCAGTTGAAGCTTAGAGAAGGAGATGCACGAGGAGTTCAAGATTTATTTTGTCGCTTGCAGTTGATGGATCCCAACTTCTTTTATGTGGTGGATCTCAATGAGAAAGGGTGTATGAGGAATTTATTCTGGGCTGATGCGAGGTCAAGGGCTACATATGGTTATTTTGGTGACGTTGTTGCAATTGATACTACATGCTTGAGAGACAAATTTGAAGTGCCACTGGTTTCATTTATTGGAGTAAACCACCACGGGCATTCCACACTACTGGGCTGTGGTTTGCTTGCAGGTGAGACTTCTGAATCATATATATGGTTGTTGAGAGCCTGGATTACATGTATGTTAGGACGTCCTCCGCAAGCTGTCATCACTGACCAGTGCAGAAATTTGCAAACTGCTGTTGCTGATGTTTTTCCTAGAGCTTCACATTGCCTTCATTTGGCGTGTATCATGCAAAAATTTCCAGAGAATCTGGGAGGTTTGCTTGAATATGAAGCAATTAAAGAAGCATTGACTAGAATAGTTTACTATTTTCTGAGGCCTGAGGAATTTGAAGCCGCTTGGGAGGAGAAAGTTCAACATCATGGAATCAGGGATCATAAATGGATCCAAGCTTTATATGAAGATAGGAAAAGGTGGGTTCCTGCTTATGTGAAGGAGACATTTTTGGCAGGCTTGTTGCCATTCCAGCAAAATGAGATGGTGCCTTCAATTTTTGAAGGGTATCTGGATAAGCATACTCCTCTAAAAGATTTTTTGGCCAAGTATGATCAAGCTCTACAGATGAATCTTCAGCTTGAAGCCTTAGCTGATATGGATTCAAGGAATTCAAGTTTAGTGCTAAAATCTAGGTGTTATTTTGAGCTGCAACTTTCAAAGTTGTACACAAATGAAACATTAAAGAGGTTTGGAAAGGAGGTGGAGGGCATGTACGCTTGTTTTAGCACAAGACAGGTAACTATTGACGGGCCATTGATCACATACATAGTCAAAGAACAAGTTGAAGTTGACGGCAACAGGCAGGAGACAAGAGACTTTGAGGTTATGTATAATGCATCTGAAATGGATGTTCTCTGTGTTTGTGGTTTGTTCAACTTTAAGGGATATTTATGTAGGCATGCTTTAAGTGTCCTTAACCAAAACGGCTTGGAGGAGATTCCACCTCAGTACATTCTTACAAGATGGAGAAAAGATGTGAAGAGATCCTATGCCGTCGATCACAGCTCTGGCGGTATCGATACTAATAACCCAGTTCACAGGTATGACCATTTGTACAAATGTATTGTGAGAGTTGTAGAGGAAGGGAGGAAATCACAGGATCGCTACAAGGTTACTCTGCAAGGTTTGGGTGAGATATTAAACAGGCTTCACCTTGTAGAAGATTAG
- the LOC110612659 gene encoding putative pentatricopeptide repeat-containing protein At3g15930, with protein MPISFLYKTHLIPSIRYHSSALNQMMSMAISAPHLSPPTHISSMENPPVSLFQSCKSMDQLKQIHSQTIKTGIICNPIIQSKIIASCCTQEFGDMDYARRLFDAIPQPTVFHWNTMFRGYSRIACPKLGVSMYLQMLSRDFMPDSYTFPFLMKGFTRDIARQCGKELHCHVVKYGLHSNVFVQNTLINMYSLCGLIDMACGIFDMSCKSNVVMWNAMISGYNRIKQYDKAKRLFFEMEKKEILPSSVTLVSVLSACSKLKDLECGKRVHKYVLDHIVESNLIVENALIDMYVACGEMKVALGTFESMKKKDVISWTAIVAGFVNIGELDIARKYFDQMPERDHVSWTAMIDGYLQGNCFKEALVLFRQMQIWNVKPDEFTMVSILTACSQLGALELGEWVKAYIDKNKVKDDIYVGNALIDMYFKCGNVRKAQTLFNGMPLRDKFTWTAMIVGLAINGYGEGALDMFAQMLKASVTPDEITYIGVLCACTHTGMVDEGRKFFASMTIQHGIEPIVAHYGCLVDLLGRAGHLQEAYEVIKNMPMKPNSIVWGSLLSACRIHKDAEMAEMAAKQILELEPANGAVYVILCNIYAACNKWDNLRELRKEMMDRGIKKIPGCSLIEMNGVVHEFVAGDQSHPQTKDIYLKLDEIRSDLKFSGYSPDTSEVFLDIGEEDKESALYQHSEKLAIAFGLINSGNGSTIRIVKNLRMCVDCHRMAKLVSMVYEREVIVRDRTRFHHFRHGSCSCKDYW; from the coding sequence ATGccaatttcttttctttacAAAACCCACCTTATTCCTTCCATTCGATACCATTCTTCTGCGCTCAACCAAATGATGTCCATGGCTATCTCCGCTCCGCACTTATCTCCCCCCACCCACATTTCCTCCATGGAAAACCCACCTGTCTCCCTCTTCCAAAGTTGCAAATCCATGGACCAACTCAAGCAAATCCATTCGCAAACTATCAAAACTGGCATCATATGCAACCCCATTATACAAAGTAAGATCATTGCCTCTTGCTGTACTCAAGAATTCGGGGATATGGATTATGCACGACGACTGTTTGATGCAATTCCTCAACCAACAGTCTTCCATTGGAATACAATGTTCAGAGGATATTCCCGGATTGCTTGTCCTAAACTAGGGGTTTCTATGTACTTACAAATGCTAAGTAGGGATTTTATGCCTGATTCTTACACTTTTCCATTTTTGATGAAAGGTTTTACGCGTGATATTGCACGCCAGTGTGGGAAAGAGCTGCATTGTCACGTAGTCAAATATGGTCTTCATTCCAACGTGTTTGTTCAAAATACGTTGATAAATATGTACTCTTTATGCGGTTTAATTGATATGGCTTGTGGAATTTTCGATATGAGTTGTAAGAGTAATGTGGTCATGTGGAATGCAATGATTTCTGGTTACAACCGAATAAAGCAATATGATAAAGCTAAGAGGCTTTTCTTTGAGATGGAGAAGAAAGAAATATTGCCATCTTCGGTTACTCTTGTTTCAGTATTATCAGCTTGCTCTAAGTTGAAGGATTTAGAATGTGGCAAACGGGTTCATAAGTATGTTTTAGACCACATTGTTGAGTCTAATTTGATCGTGGAAAATGCTTTAATTGACATGTATGTGGCATGTGGTGAAATGAAGGTTGCACTTGGGACTTTTGAGAgtatgaagaagaaggatgtgATTTCTTGGACGGCTATTGTTGCTGGATTTGTGAATATAGGAGAACTTGATATAGCCAGAAAGTACTTTGATCAGATGCCTGAAAGAGACCATGTCTCATGGACTGCCATGATAGATGGTTACCTTCAAGGTAATTGCTTCAAAGAGGCTTTGGTTCTCTTCCGTCAAATGCAAATTTGGAATGTAAAACCAGATGAGTTCACCATGGTTAGCATACTTACAGCTTGTTCACAACTTGGGGCACTGGAGCTAGGAGAATGGGTAAAGGCTTACATTGACAAAAACAAGGTCAAGGATGACATCTATGTGGGGAATGCTTTGATAGACATGTACTTCAAATGTGGGAATGTTAGAAAAGCACAAACCTTGTTTAATGGCATGCCTCTGCGGGACAAATTTACATGGACAGCCATGATTGTTGGTCTTGCCATTAATGGATATGGGGAAGGCGCCCTTGATATGTTTGCCCAAATGCTGAAAGCTTCAGTAACTCCAGATGAAATAACTTACATTGGTGTTCTCTGTGCTTGTACTCACACTGGCATGGTAGATGAAGGAAGAAAATTTTTTGCTAGCATGACCATCCAACATGGAATTGAGCCAATCGTGGCTCACTATGGATGTTTAGTTGATCTCCTTGGCCGGGCTGGGCATCTACAAGAAGCTTATGAAGTAATAAAGAATATGCCCATGAAACCAAATTCAATTGTTTGGGGATCCCTTCTCAGCGCCTGTAGAATTCATAAAGATGCAGAAATGGCTGAAATGGCAGCTAAACAGATCCTTGAGTTAGAGCCAGCTAATGGAGCAGTTTATGTTATTCTATGTAATATATATGCAGCTTGCAATAAATGGGATAATTTGCGTGAATTGAGAAAAGAAATGATGGATAGAGGCATCAAGAAAATCCCTGGTTGCAGTTTGATAGAAATGAATGGTGTCGTCCATGAATTTGTTGCTGGGGACCAATCTCATCCTCAAACTAAGGACATATATCTGAAATTAGATGAAATAAGGAGTGACCTGAAATTTTCTGGGTATTCCCCTGATACTTCTGAGGTGTTTCTTGATATAGGGGAAGAAGATAAAGAGAGTGCACTTTACCAGCATAGTGAGAAGCTAGCTATAGCATTTGGGCTCATCAATTCAGGAAATGGATCCACAATCAGAATTGTGAAGAACCTTAGAATGTGTGTAGATTGTCATCGTATGGCAAAGTTGGTCTCAATGGTGTATGAAAGAGAGGTGATCGTCAGGGATCGAACTCGTTTCCATCATTTCAGGCACGGTTCATGTTCATGCAAAGACTATTGGTGA
- the LOC122723485 gene encoding pentatricopeptide repeat-containing protein At2g13600-like translates to MSRHGVFKQIIGDLSFFNSSPFAKLLDSCVKSRSARDTSRIHARIIKTRFASEVYIQNKLIDAYGKCGCLDDASKLFDKMPEKNTFTWNSIMSTLMKSGFLNEGALLFASMPEPDQCSWNSIIAAFAQHDRFKEALDFFVRMHKEGFVLNEYTFGSALSACSGLKDLKMGTQIHGLMLKSQFSLDVYMGSALVDIYSKCGFVDCAQRAFDGMRERNVVSWNSLITCYEQNGPAREAFEVFERMMESGFEPDEITLASVISACASLAAVKQGLEIHACVVKCDKLRDDLILSNALVDMYAKCGRINEARCVFDRMPFRNVVSETSMVSGYAKAASVKAARLVFANMTQKNVISWNALIAGYTQNGENEEALGLFCMLKREGVCPTHYTFGNLLNACSNLADLQLGRQAHTHILKHGFQFQSSEGSDVFVGNALIDMYMKCGSVEEGCRVFEKMAERDYVSWNAMIVGYAQNGYGMEALELFRNMLACGEKPDHVTMIGALCACSHAGLVEEGRHYFSAMTEEYGVVPLKDHYTCMVDLLGRAGCLNEAKNLIEAMPMQPDVVVWGSLLAACKVHHNITLGEYAAEKLLEIDSTNSGPYVLLSNMYAELGRWKDAVKVRKLMRHRRVIKQPGCSWIEIMGQVHVFMVKDKQHLERNEIYLLLEILTEHTKRAGYVPDVGDHEACEEQSDLEVSTCFQMEIPAEVAVL, encoded by the coding sequence ATGAGTAGACATGGTGTCTTTAAACAAATTATCGGTGACCTCTCCTTCTTCAACTCCTCACCCTTCGCAAAACTCTTGGATTCATGCGTCAAGTCCCGCTCTGCCCGCGATACGAGTCGCATACATGCACGCATCATTAAAACCCGCTTTGCGTCTGAAGTATATATACAGAATAAGCTCATTGATGCTTATGGCAAGTGCGGTTGTTTGGACGATGCGAGCAAGTTGTTCGATAAAATGCCCGAGAAGAACACTTTTACTTGGAACTCGATTATGAGCACGTTGATGAAGTCTGGCTTTCTCAATGAAGGCGCTTTGTTGTTTGCATCAATGCCTGAACCTGATCAATGCTCTTGGAACTCAATCATTGCTGCCTTTGCTCAGCATGATCGGTTTAAAGAAGCTTTGGATTTTTTTGTTAGGATGCATAAGGAGGGTTTTGTTCTCAATGAGTATACATTTGGTAGTGCACTTAGTGCTTGTTCAGGGTTAAAGGATCTGAAAATGGGTACCCAAATTCATGGCTTGATGTTGAAATCTCAATTCTCATTGGATGTTTATATGGGCTCTGCTCTTGTTGACATATATTCTAAATGTGGGTTTGTGGATTGTGCTCAAAGGGCTTTTGATGGGATGAGGGAAAGGAATGTTGTTTCTTGGAATAGCTTGATTACGTGTTACGAGCAAAATGGTCCAGCTAGGGAagcttttgaagtttttgaaagGATGATGGAGAGTGGGTTTGAGCCGGATGAGATTACATTGGCTAGTGTAATCAGTGCTTGTGCAAGCTTGGcagcagttaaacaaggtctAGAAATTCATGCATGTGTGGTGAAATGTGATAAACTTAGGGATGATCTTATATTGAGTAATGCATTGGTTGATATGTATGCAAAATGTGGTAGGATAAACGAAGCTAGATGTGTTTTCGATAGAATGCCATTTAGGAACGTGGTGTCTGAAACCTCCATGGTGAGTGGTTATGCAAAGGCAGCAAGTGTTAAAGCTGCAAGATTGGTGTTTGCAAATATGACGCAGAAAAATGTAATCTCCTGGAATGCCCTCATTGCAGGATATACTCAAAATGGGGAGAATGAAGAGGCACTTGGACTCTTCTGCATGCTAAAGAGAGAAGGTGTATGCCCTACCCACTACACCTTTGGTAACCTATTGAATGCCTGTTCAAATCTTGCTGATCTGCAGCTTGGAAGACAGGCACACACTCATATATTGAAGCACGGATTTCAGTTTCAATCCAGTGAAGGTTCTGATGTTTTTGTAGGGAATGCTCTTATAGACATGTACATGAAATGTGGATCAGTTGAGGAAGGGTGTCGGGTTTTTGAAAAGATGGCGGAAAGGGATTACGTTTCATGGAATGCCATGATAGTAGGTTATGCACAAAATGGTTACGGGATGGAGGCTCTTGAATTATTTAGGAATATGTTGGCATGTGGAGAGAAACCAGACCATGTTACTATGATTGGTGCTCTATGTGCTTGTAGCCATGCAGGGCTTGTAGAAGAGGGCCGACATTATTTTTCTGCAATGACTGAGGAATATGGTGTGGTTCCACTGAAGGACCATTATACATGCATGGTTGATTTACTTGGTCGAGCTGGTTGCCTCAATGAAGCCAAAAATTTGATAGAAGCAATGCCTATGCAGCCTGATGTAGTTGTCTGGGGATCTTTGCTTGCTGCTTGTAAGGTTCATCACAACATTACCTTGGGGGAGTATGCTGCAGAGAAGCTATTAGAAATTGACTCAACAAATTCTGGACCATATGTTCTTCTATCCAACATGTATGCAGAGCTTGGCAGATGGAAGGATGCCGTGAAAGTAAGAAAATTGATGAGGCATCGAAGAGTCATTAAGCAGCCCGGTTGCAGCTGGATTGAGATAATGGGCCAGGTCCACGTTTTCATGGTGAAAGATAAGCAACACCTGGAGAGGAATGAGATCTATTTGCTATTGGAAATTCTTACAGAGCATACGAAGAGAGCTGGATATGTCCCAGATGTTGGTGATCACGAGGCTTGCGAGGAGCAGAGCGACTTAGAGGTGAGCACCTGCTTCCAAATGGAAATACCAGCAGAGGTTGCTGTCTTGTAA